The Halopseudomonas sabulinigri genome window below encodes:
- a CDS encoding acyl-CoA synthetase, whose product MATRCLADIHTIEQVPLASRNLPASTYAALRAAADRHPAALALRFVPDVRDLQASHAWSYSELLAEITRVANTLNAIALGKDDVVAFLLPNLPETHFVIWGGEAAGVVMAVNPLLEAEQIAKLLRAANARVVVTLAPTPGTDLWEKISSIADDLPSVSHYFWVSMAPYVAPAQREALQQLGEQRRAEHAALDIRWLHHSMQAQAADALDSGRDIQGSDLSSLFCTGGTTGLPKIARRTHASEVFNAWAMSENLQPQAQGQVYFCGLPLFHVNGQLVTGLMPWMRGDSVLIGSAKGYRGDGVLENFWALVERYRVSFFSGVPTVYSSLLQYPVGGRDIGSLKYALCGAAPMPVALFNTFEQVTGVRILEGYGLTEGACVSSSNPADGERRVGSIGLRLAYQHMRAVVLDDEGGYLRDAPTNEAGLLVIRGPNVFAGYIEAAHNQSVWIEIDGEQWLNTGDLGRQDADGYFWLTGRKKELIIRGGHNIDPGQIESVLQSHPDVGLCAAVGSPDAHAGEVPVAYVQLRVGAVVSEAQLQAFASEHISERAAVPKRIHVVEALPTTAVGKLFKPALQQQEIRNTLQAEVERAGLRNLGFDVVQDASRGLLARIDGQVSAAFREAIERYAFKVEWID is encoded by the coding sequence ATGGCGACCCGGTGTCTGGCGGATATCCACACCATCGAGCAGGTGCCCTTGGCCAGCCGTAACTTGCCGGCCAGTACCTACGCGGCACTGCGCGCGGCTGCGGATCGTCACCCTGCCGCGCTGGCGCTGCGCTTTGTACCCGATGTGCGAGACCTGCAGGCGAGTCATGCCTGGAGCTACAGCGAATTACTGGCCGAGATCACCCGTGTCGCTAATACGCTGAACGCAATTGCTCTTGGTAAGGATGATGTCGTCGCCTTCCTGTTGCCAAACCTGCCGGAAACCCACTTCGTGATCTGGGGCGGCGAGGCGGCTGGCGTAGTGATGGCGGTCAATCCGTTGCTGGAGGCAGAACAGATTGCCAAGCTGTTGCGTGCTGCCAACGCCCGGGTTGTGGTAACGCTGGCGCCCACTCCAGGTACCGACCTGTGGGAAAAAATCAGCAGCATCGCTGACGATCTGCCCAGCGTAAGCCATTACTTCTGGGTCAGCATGGCGCCCTACGTCGCCCCGGCTCAGCGCGAAGCCTTGCAGCAACTGGGCGAACAGCGGCGTGCCGAGCATGCCGCACTGGATATTCGCTGGCTGCATCACAGCATGCAGGCGCAGGCGGCTGATGCCCTGGATAGCGGGCGGGACATTCAAGGGTCGGACCTTTCCTCGTTATTTTGCACTGGCGGTACCACAGGGCTGCCGAAGATCGCCCGACGCACCCATGCCAGCGAGGTATTCAATGCCTGGGCCATGTCGGAGAACCTGCAGCCGCAGGCCCAGGGCCAGGTGTATTTCTGCGGGCTGCCACTGTTTCACGTTAACGGCCAGCTGGTTACCGGGCTGATGCCATGGATGCGCGGTGATTCAGTGCTGATCGGCAGTGCGAAGGGCTATCGCGGTGACGGCGTTCTGGAGAACTTCTGGGCACTGGTCGAACGTTATCGGGTGAGCTTCTTTTCGGGTGTGCCGACGGTCTACTCCAGTCTTTTGCAGTACCCGGTGGGTGGCCGCGACATTGGTTCGCTGAAGTACGCATTGTGCGGCGCAGCTCCAATGCCAGTGGCACTGTTCAATACGTTCGAGCAGGTCACAGGTGTGCGGATTCTGGAGGGCTACGGGCTCACTGAAGGGGCATGTGTATCGTCCTCTAACCCGGCGGATGGCGAGCGCCGCGTTGGTTCTATTGGTCTGCGCCTGGCCTATCAGCATATGCGCGCGGTGGTGTTGGATGACGAAGGTGGCTATCTGCGCGATGCCCCAACCAACGAAGCTGGCCTGTTGGTTATTCGAGGGCCCAACGTGTTTGCCGGCTACATCGAGGCGGCCCACAACCAGAGTGTCTGGATCGAGATCGACGGTGAGCAGTGGCTCAACACCGGCGACCTGGGGCGTCAGGACGCCGATGGGTATTTCTGGCTGACCGGTCGCAAGAAGGAACTGATCATTCGCGGCGGCCACAACATCGACCCGGGGCAAATCGAGTCGGTCCTGCAGTCGCATCCGGATGTTGGCCTGTGCGCTGCGGTCGGCAGCCCCGATGCGCATGCCGGTGAAGTGCCAGTGGCCTATGTCCAGCTGCGCGTTGGTGCGGTTGTAAGCGAAGCGCAGTTGCAGGCCTTTGCCTCTGAGCACATCAGCGAGCGGGCGGCTGTTCCCAAGCGTATTCATGTGGTCGAGGCGCTGCCGACGACCGCGGTTGGCAAGTTGTTCAAGCCAGCTCTGCAACAGCAGGAAATACGCAACACCCTACAGGCAGAAGTCGAGCGGGCGGGCCTGCGGAACCTTGGCTTTGACGTAGTGCAGGACGCCAGCAGAGGCTTGCTGGCGCGGATTGACGGGCAGGTTTCTGCCGCCTTTCGAGAGGCTATCGAGAGGTACGCTTTCAAGGTCGAGTGGATCGACTGA
- a CDS encoding DUF1302 domain-containing protein yields MNTRTICAFPVFLGLCGVFATPAFALNFTLGEVEGQLDSVLSIGSSWSTQSREQELLASSGDDGRRNFDKGDAFSTVFKGIHDLDLRYHDSGVLVRGRYWYDFELADGDHPFKEISDDGRANMAQSSGFQLLDAFFYHNYQVGDLGGTVRIGRQVINWGESTFIRGGINGMNPVDISALRQPGAEIKEGLLPANTFFISQALTDSFTLDAFYQFEWQKTVVDNCGTFFAANDFVADGCGGATVGPVLDQNAIAQAALSPFGVNLTSEGVEIKRMRDKEPRDSGQFGVAGRWYVGSLDAEIGAYFANYHSKQPYVSSRFSPNVEDTAFVPQLCANVGLAGPACGALMGSQLGPALVAAYRMGTAGYYIDYPEDIRLYGLSFSTALDIGTSLAGEISYRPNMPIQLNSVDQTIAAVGIPANTPLLSSGEYTATNNGFFNGYQRKEVTQAQMTAIHMFDRVMGADRFTLIAEAGATYVGGLEGKGGLRYGRANTFGQGELYPDNSLCGGPHCNDEGFVTDFSAGYRMRGVWDYSSLIAGVELRPSVTWSHDVYGYAPSPGFEEGARAIALGVDATYLNQYGAGISYTNFFGGKYNTAVDRDFLSLSFSVSF; encoded by the coding sequence ATGAATACAAGAACAATATGTGCTTTTCCTGTCTTCCTCGGGTTGTGCGGCGTCTTTGCAACGCCGGCCTTTGCGCTGAATTTCACCCTGGGCGAGGTTGAAGGGCAGCTCGACTCGGTGCTGTCGATTGGCTCCAGCTGGTCGACCCAGTCACGCGAGCAAGAGCTGCTGGCATCCAGTGGCGATGATGGGCGCCGCAACTTCGACAAGGGCGATGCCTTTTCCACGGTTTTCAAAGGTATCCATGACCTGGATCTGCGCTATCACGACTCCGGGGTCCTGGTGCGTGGCCGCTATTGGTACGATTTCGAGCTGGCCGACGGCGATCATCCGTTCAAGGAGATCAGCGACGACGGCCGCGCGAATATGGCCCAAAGCTCCGGCTTTCAGCTGCTGGATGCGTTCTTCTATCACAACTACCAGGTCGGTGATCTGGGCGGTACCGTGCGTATCGGCCGGCAGGTGATCAACTGGGGCGAGAGTACCTTTATTCGTGGCGGCATCAATGGCATGAATCCGGTAGACATCTCGGCCCTGCGCCAGCCGGGCGCCGAGATCAAGGAAGGTTTGTTGCCGGCAAATACCTTCTTTATCTCCCAGGCACTGACCGACAGTTTCACGCTGGATGCTTTCTACCAATTTGAATGGCAGAAGACGGTGGTCGATAACTGCGGCACTTTCTTCGCTGCTAACGACTTCGTCGCCGACGGTTGTGGCGGCGCCACCGTTGGCCCGGTGCTGGACCAGAACGCCATTGCTCAGGCGGCGCTGAGCCCTTTTGGTGTCAACTTGACCAGCGAAGGTGTTGAAATCAAACGCATGCGCGACAAGGAGCCGCGAGACAGCGGGCAGTTCGGGGTCGCCGGGCGTTGGTATGTTGGCAGTCTCGATGCCGAGATTGGCGCCTACTTCGCCAACTACCATAGCAAGCAGCCCTACGTCAGCTCGCGCTTCAGTCCGAATGTGGAGGACACCGCGTTTGTACCGCAGCTGTGTGCCAACGTCGGGCTGGCAGGGCCAGCTTGTGGTGCGCTGATGGGCAGCCAGCTTGGGCCGGCACTGGTGGCGGCCTATCGTATGGGTACCGCCGGGTATTACATCGATTACCCCGAGGACATCCGTCTCTATGGCCTGAGCTTTAGCACTGCGCTGGATATTGGTACCAGCCTGGCGGGGGAGATCAGCTACCGGCCAAACATGCCGATCCAGCTCAACTCCGTGGATCAGACCATCGCGGCCGTCGGCATTCCGGCTAACACCCCGTTGCTGTCATCGGGCGAATATACCGCGACCAATAACGGCTTCTTCAACGGCTACCAGCGCAAGGAAGTCACCCAGGCGCAGATGACCGCTATCCACATGTTCGACCGCGTGATGGGCGCTGATCGCTTTACGCTGATCGCCGAGGCGGGGGCAACCTATGTTGGCGGCCTGGAAGGTAAGGGCGGGCTGCGCTATGGCCGTGCCAACACCTTTGGCCAGGGCGAACTCTACCCCGATAACAGCTTGTGCGGCGGCCCCCATTGCAATGACGAGGGCTTTGTCACCGACTTCTCTGCCGGATATCGCATGCGCGGCGTGTGGGATTACAGCAGCCTGATTGCCGGGGTGGAACTGCGCCCAAGCGTGACCTGGTCGCATGACGTTTATGGCTATGCCCCCTCGCCAGGCTTCGAGGAAGGCGCCCGTGCCATCGCGCTGGGCGTTGATGCGACCTACTTGAACCAGTATGGCGCCGGTATCAGCTACACCAACTTCTTTGGCGGCAAGTACAACACTGCCGTAGATCGCGACTTTCTGTCGCTCAGCTTCAGCGTGTCCTTCTAA
- a CDS encoding DUF1329 domain-containing protein yields the protein MKTRISLLSVLALALAAAQANAAVSADEAAQLGASLTPTGAERAGNADGSIPEWTGGLPENAGSVDAAGRPANPYANEQPLFVITAANMDQYQALLSDGHKAMLRRYTDSFRLPVYASHRSAALPQSVYDAIAQNAVKTTMVDGGAGLKNFSIATPFPIPKAAKEVVWNHIGRYRGGSARRQVIQTAPLVDGTFVPVLMQQQFSYRDQLKDFDPANPDNVLYYFMQEIKSPARLSGSIVLVHETLDQVKEPRRAWLYNAGQRRVRRAPQVSYDGPTPATDGQRVADNLDMFNGAMDKYDWELKGKREVLMPYNNFQIDSPSLSYDDLIQPGHLNPDALRYEQHRVWVVEATLKPDERHIYAKRVFYIDEDTWQISLAEQYDARGQLWRVSEGFMIPLYDRKIPWLAAESISDLLNGRYSVFGLRNEINSPIEFGFTASSSEYTPNALRNSGVR from the coding sequence ATGAAAACCCGTATTTCCTTGCTTTCTGTACTAGCGCTTGCGCTGGCGGCTGCGCAGGCCAACGCGGCCGTGTCGGCTGATGAAGCCGCTCAATTGGGCGCAAGCCTCACACCCACTGGCGCTGAGCGTGCCGGCAATGCCGACGGCTCTATACCTGAGTGGACCGGCGGCCTGCCAGAGAACGCCGGCAGCGTGGATGCCGCCGGCCGCCCTGCCAACCCTTATGCTAACGAGCAACCGCTGTTTGTCATCACAGCGGCTAATATGGATCAGTACCAAGCTCTGTTGAGCGACGGTCACAAGGCCATGCTGCGCCGCTATACCGACAGCTTCCGCCTGCCGGTTTATGCTAGCCACCGCAGTGCGGCGTTGCCTCAGTCGGTCTACGATGCGATTGCGCAAAACGCCGTAAAGACCACCATGGTGGATGGTGGCGCCGGGCTGAAGAACTTCTCTATCGCCACGCCTTTCCCAATCCCCAAGGCGGCCAAGGAGGTGGTTTGGAACCACATTGGTCGATATCGCGGTGGCAGTGCACGCCGTCAGGTAATTCAGACAGCGCCGCTGGTCGATGGCACCTTTGTGCCGGTGCTGATGCAGCAGCAGTTCAGCTACCGCGACCAGTTGAAGGACTTTGATCCGGCCAACCCGGACAATGTGCTGTATTACTTCATGCAGGAAATCAAGTCGCCAGCGCGGTTGTCCGGCAGCATCGTGCTGGTTCACGAAACGCTGGATCAGGTCAAGGAGCCACGGCGAGCCTGGCTCTACAATGCTGGCCAGCGCCGTGTACGTCGTGCGCCGCAGGTATCCTATGACGGCCCTACTCCGGCCACAGACGGCCAGCGGGTTGCCGACAATCTGGACATGTTCAACGGCGCGATGGACAAGTACGACTGGGAGCTTAAAGGCAAGCGCGAGGTGCTGATGCCCTATAACAACTTCCAGATCGACTCTCCGAGCCTGAGCTATGACGATTTGATTCAGCCCGGACACCTCAACCCTGATGCCCTGCGTTACGAGCAGCACCGGGTCTGGGTGGTAGAAGCCACCCTAAAGCCGGACGAGCGTCATATCTACGCCAAGCGGGTGTTCTATATCGACGAGGACACCTGGCAGATCTCGCTGGCCGAGCAATACGATGCACGGGGACAACTGTGGCGGGTTTCGGAGGGCTTTATGATTCCACTGTATGACCGCAAGATTCCCTGGTTAGCCGCTGAGTCTATCTCTGACCTGCTCAATGGGCGCTATTCGGTATTCGGGCTGCGTAACGAAATCAACAGTCCGATCGAGTTCGGATTTACTGCCAGTTCATCGGAATACACGCCTAACGCGCTGCGTAACTCTGGCGTTCGGTAG
- a CDS encoding arylsulfatase, whose protein sequence is MFRFCALSRGCLKLSILLLCTLTAVTAQARSEKPNVLFIVADDLGFSDISPFGGSEIHTPNLQRLAEQGVAFTNFHTLPTCAPTRSVLLTGADNHLAGKGAQVITPEQQGHDGYEGHLNDRVVTLAEVLGKAGYRTYFSGKWHLGDEPEYAPFNRGFQESFALLPGGASHYADMRPLHPAEPVVYTRNGKIVDSLPADFYSTRNYTDYLIDWLQRDAASDQPFFAYLAYTAPHDPLQAPEEYIRKYDGVYDEGYGKLRAERYERLKALGVFADVPLPPWPELIAEWDSLPESEKALRRRDMQIYAAMIDYMDEQIGRVLDVLQQQGQLDNTLIVFLSDNGANGTPPKIYPAHTRAFHESFDNSLENRGAPGSFASQGPGWATASGGGLNLFKYFVYEGGIRTPAIMVLPGAQQAGIRSAAFTHVRDIVPTVLDAVHLVHPGQQDSSLAPLEGRTLLPLLRGKTASTTPYEVGYELHGSRAYIRDNWKVVQSAIPAGTGQWQLFDLSSDPAEVNDLAGEYPERLAELKRAQAAYEQKNGVIYSPPGFISKAQMLSAILLCLLAAGALLQILLQLRTGSTRSVLRLLSAGIRIALSAALLMDWRIGLFYLLCGLQLIDLLMALRGQRWLRALLGGGLLLLVVALVCLLHSGLGLWVLLQDY, encoded by the coding sequence ATGTTCCGCTTTTGTGCGTTGTCCAGAGGCTGCCTCAAGCTGTCGATACTGCTGTTGTGTACCCTGACGGCCGTCACTGCGCAGGCTCGTTCTGAAAAGCCCAATGTGCTGTTCATCGTGGCCGATGACTTGGGCTTCAGTGATATCAGCCCTTTTGGCGGTAGCGAGATTCATACCCCGAACTTGCAGCGCTTGGCCGAGCAGGGTGTGGCATTTACCAACTTCCACACGCTGCCCACCTGCGCGCCCACGCGCTCGGTGCTGCTGACTGGCGCGGATAATCACTTGGCCGGCAAGGGCGCGCAAGTCATTACCCCGGAGCAGCAGGGGCACGATGGCTATGAAGGACACCTCAACGACCGTGTGGTGACCTTGGCTGAAGTGCTCGGCAAGGCCGGTTATCGCACCTATTTCTCTGGCAAGTGGCATCTGGGCGATGAGCCTGAATATGCGCCGTTCAATCGTGGCTTTCAGGAATCCTTTGCGCTGTTGCCAGGCGGTGCCAGCCATTACGCTGACATGCGCCCGCTGCATCCGGCTGAGCCTGTGGTCTATACCCGCAACGGCAAGATTGTTGATAGTTTGCCAGCGGATTTTTACTCAACCCGCAACTACACGGACTACCTGATTGACTGGCTGCAACGCGACGCTGCCAGTGATCAGCCGTTCTTTGCCTATCTTGCCTACACCGCACCGCATGACCCCTTGCAGGCACCGGAGGAGTACATCCGCAAATATGACGGTGTTTACGACGAGGGATACGGGAAACTGCGTGCAGAGCGCTACGAACGGCTCAAAGCGCTTGGTGTCTTCGCCGACGTGCCGCTGCCACCGTGGCCGGAGCTGATTGCCGAGTGGGACTCGTTGCCCGAGTCTGAAAAAGCCCTGCGACGTCGCGACATGCAGATCTACGCCGCCATGATCGATTACATGGACGAGCAGATTGGCCGCGTGCTCGACGTGCTGCAGCAGCAGGGCCAATTGGATAACACCTTGATTGTGTTTTTGAGCGACAACGGTGCCAACGGTACGCCACCGAAGATCTATCCGGCGCATACCCGCGCCTTCCATGAGAGCTTTGATAACAGCCTGGAAAATCGCGGTGCGCCTGGCTCTTTCGCCTCGCAGGGACCGGGCTGGGCGACGGCCAGCGGCGGTGGCCTGAACCTATTCAAGTATTTCGTCTATGAGGGTGGAATCCGCACGCCGGCCATCATGGTCTTGCCCGGTGCGCAGCAAGCGGGCATTCGGTCGGCTGCGTTCACGCACGTAAGGGATATCGTGCCCACGGTATTGGATGCTGTGCATCTCGTGCACCCTGGTCAGCAGGATTCTAGTTTGGCCCCGCTGGAAGGGCGCACGCTGCTTCCGCTGCTAAGGGGTAAGACTGCTTCGACGACACCCTACGAAGTGGGTTACGAGTTGCATGGCTCGCGTGCTTACATCCGCGATAATTGGAAGGTGGTGCAGTCGGCAATACCCGCTGGAACAGGGCAGTGGCAGCTGTTTGATTTGAGTTCTGATCCGGCTGAGGTAAACGATCTGGCAGGTGAATACCCTGAAAGGCTTGCTGAACTCAAGCGAGCGCAGGCCGCCTACGAGCAAAAAAACGGTGTGATCTACAGCCCACCAGGATTCATCAGCAAAGCGCAGATGCTCAGCGCCATCCTGCTCTGTTTATTGGCAGCGGGTGCATTGCTGCAAATACTGCTGCAGCTGCGCACTGGCAGTACAAGAAGTGTGTTGCGGCTGTTGTCTGCCGGCATACGGATAGCTCTATCTGCAGCGCTGCTGATGGATTGGCGTATTGGTCTTTTCTACTTGCTGTGCGGTCTGCAGCTGATTGATCTGTTGATGGCTTTACGGGGGCAGCGTTGGCTGCGTGCGCTACTTGGCGGTGGGTTGTTGCTGCTGGTAGTGGCGCTTGTCTGTTTACTGCATTCAGGGCTGGGTCTTTGGGTGCTTCTGCAGGACTACTGA
- a CDS encoding crotonase/enoyl-CoA hydratase family protein, with protein sequence MNDKVCLTCQGDVLCIGLNRPDKLNAMDIDLYVQLAEAYGRLDGDPSLRCGVLYAEGAHFTAGLELDQWAEQFRKGCFPKLPAVACDPFGLDPDRRLSKPMVVAVQGICFTAGLELMLAGDIRVASEDCRFGQIEVKRGLYPVGGATVRFIQNMSWGNAMRYLLTGDEFCAREAYRLGLVQEVCEVGQAFERALDIAQRIARQAPRAVLQTLSSARKSLDEGGLEAIDRLIPDLLPLLGSEDFSEGVASFLERRPARFVGR encoded by the coding sequence ATGAATGACAAAGTTTGCCTGACCTGTCAGGGCGACGTGCTTTGCATTGGGCTTAACCGGCCTGACAAGCTGAATGCCATGGATATTGATCTCTATGTGCAACTGGCAGAGGCCTATGGCCGGTTGGATGGCGACCCTTCACTCCGCTGCGGCGTGCTCTACGCAGAAGGGGCTCACTTCACTGCCGGGCTGGAGTTGGACCAATGGGCTGAACAGTTCCGAAAGGGATGTTTCCCTAAGCTGCCAGCTGTCGCTTGCGATCCTTTCGGTCTGGACCCTGATCGACGGCTATCCAAACCCATGGTGGTTGCAGTGCAAGGTATCTGTTTTACCGCCGGGTTGGAGCTCATGTTGGCCGGCGATATCAGGGTCGCCTCCGAGGATTGCCGCTTTGGCCAGATTGAGGTGAAGCGCGGGCTTTATCCAGTGGGCGGCGCGACTGTGCGCTTTATCCAGAATATGAGCTGGGGCAATGCAATGCGCTACCTGCTGACCGGCGATGAGTTCTGCGCCCGGGAAGCGTACCGGCTTGGGCTGGTTCAAGAGGTGTGTGAGGTTGGTCAGGCATTCGAGCGGGCGCTAGATATCGCGCAGCGCATTGCCCGGCAGGCGCCGCGTGCCGTTCTGCAGACGCTGAGCAGTGCGCGGAAATCGCTGGATGAGGGCGGACTGGAGGCTATTGATCGGCTCATTCCCGATCTGCTGCCGCTCCTTGGTAGTGAGGACTTTTCTGAAGGCGTAGCTTCTTTCCTTGAGCGCCGGCCGGCCCGTTTTGTAGGGCGTTGA
- a CDS encoding acyl-CoA dehydrogenase, whose amino-acid sequence MSIRLLNERELNFQLYEVLDTEALLQRPRYAEHDRAVFDATLETARAIATDYLAPHNQKGDANEPTFDGEKVTLIPETKVAWAALSQAGFHAAHHDAEYGGLQLPEVILRTCVAYFSAANIATAAYSFLTIGAANLVKSFASDALRDRFLPPMLDGRYSGTMALTEPGQGSALGDIRTSARQSADGSYRVFGQKMFISGGDHELTENIVHMVLARIEGAPAGVKGISLFLVPKVLVNDAGHLGKRNDVALAGLLHKMGYRNTTSTVLSFGEQGGAVGYLVGEPNKGLSYMFQMMNEARIGVALGASVLAYQSYLHALDYARERPQGRAPASKDPLSPQVRIVEHADVRRMLLQQKVYAEGSLSLCLYASSLFEDAHTAPTASAREDAAELLDLLIPMVKSYPSKYGVLASDLGIQILGGSGYIREYPLEQYYRDNRLNPIHEGTEGIHGLDLLARKLSQRGGKGYRLFLQAARSSIESASGACTEIAAALADALAILEQVSTDLLAQVNANTDAGLANATAYLDLFGRVLVGWIWLRQAMVADRALEAGTGSDETAFYQGKIHAARYFMNWELAGLASQARLLSAGDSLTYDMQDKWF is encoded by the coding sequence ATGAGCATCAGGCTGCTGAACGAGCGCGAGCTGAACTTCCAGCTATATGAAGTGCTGGATACGGAAGCACTGCTGCAGCGACCGCGTTATGCAGAGCATGACCGCGCCGTATTTGACGCGACACTGGAAACGGCGCGGGCTATAGCGACCGACTATCTTGCTCCGCACAATCAGAAGGGGGACGCCAACGAGCCGACATTTGATGGTGAAAAGGTGACCCTGATTCCGGAAACCAAGGTCGCATGGGCTGCCTTGTCGCAGGCTGGCTTTCATGCCGCGCACCACGATGCAGAGTATGGCGGTTTGCAGTTACCAGAGGTAATTCTGCGTACCTGTGTGGCCTATTTTTCTGCTGCCAATATCGCCACGGCGGCCTATTCCTTTTTGACAATAGGCGCGGCTAACCTGGTAAAAAGCTTTGCCAGCGATGCCCTGCGCGATCGTTTTCTGCCGCCGATGCTGGATGGTCGTTACAGTGGCACCATGGCGCTGACCGAGCCAGGCCAGGGTTCGGCTTTGGGCGACATACGAACCTCCGCGCGCCAGAGCGCGGATGGGAGCTATCGCGTTTTTGGTCAGAAAATGTTCATTTCCGGTGGTGACCATGAGCTGACCGAGAACATTGTGCACATGGTGTTGGCACGCATAGAGGGCGCGCCAGCCGGGGTCAAGGGCATTTCCTTGTTTCTGGTACCCAAGGTGCTGGTGAATGACGCAGGTCATCTTGGCAAACGTAATGATGTGGCCTTGGCGGGGCTGCTGCACAAGATGGGGTATCGCAATACCACCTCAACGGTGCTCAGCTTCGGCGAGCAGGGCGGCGCGGTGGGATACCTGGTCGGTGAGCCCAATAAGGGCCTGTCATACATGTTCCAGATGATGAACGAAGCACGTATCGGCGTCGCCCTCGGTGCATCGGTCCTGGCGTACCAGAGCTACCTGCATGCGCTGGATTATGCCCGCGAACGCCCACAGGGACGAGCCCCTGCGAGCAAGGATCCGCTATCGCCTCAAGTGCGTATTGTTGAACATGCGGACGTTCGGCGGATGCTGCTGCAACAGAAAGTCTATGCAGAAGGCAGTCTGAGTCTGTGCCTGTACGCCAGCAGCCTGTTCGAGGACGCCCACACCGCGCCGACCGCTTCCGCCCGTGAAGATGCGGCCGAGCTGCTTGATTTACTGATCCCGATGGTTAAATCCTACCCGTCAAAATACGGCGTCCTGGCCTCGGATCTGGGTATTCAGATACTGGGGGGCTCAGGTTACATCCGTGAATACCCCTTGGAGCAGTACTACCGAGACAACCGTCTGAATCCTATTCACGAAGGTACCGAAGGCATTCACGGGCTTGACCTGCTGGCGCGAAAACTTAGCCAGCGCGGTGGCAAGGGGTATCGCCTGTTTCTGCAGGCTGCACGCAGCAGTATTGAAAGTGCCTCTGGCGCGTGTACTGAAATAGCCGCAGCACTGGCAGACGCGCTCGCTATCCTCGAACAAGTTAGTACTGACCTGCTGGCGCAGGTGAACGCGAATACAGATGCTGGGCTCGCCAACGCCACGGCTTATCTGGACTTATTCGGGCGAGTGCTGGTCGGTTGGATCTGGTTGCGCCAGGCCATGGTTGCCGACCGGGCGTTGGAGGCCGGCACAGGCAGCGATGAAACAGCCTTTTATCAAGGCAAAATCCATGCGGCGCGCTATTTCATGAACTGGGAACTGGCTGGTCTCGCGAGTCAGGCACGTTTGCTCAGTGCAGGAGACAGTTTGACCTATGACATGCAGGATAAGTGGTTTTAA
- a CDS encoding LysR family transcriptional regulator translates to MLNPQWLRTFLALRDQGSFTRCAEHLDLTQAAVSQHVRKLEEQLGPLLIRRPRQLELTPAGHALLDYCREVGAADQRLRRKLSEADDTYGEIGLICPGSIGLVLHPMMLALQQENPGLIMRQRFAPDNEILQAVLENRYELGLTALKPDDQRISVSRFTEEPLELVAPASERINSWEDLARIGFIDHPDARAMGSRLLSRYYPGEKGIDSIPSHGFTNQISMILEPVARGLGFTILPRYARLAFQRPESIQVIDGPVLVKDTLWLIHRSEWPLSSRAKWVIEELSLQVSSL, encoded by the coding sequence ATGCTAAATCCACAATGGCTGCGCACCTTCTTGGCCCTGAGGGATCAAGGCAGTTTCACACGCTGTGCCGAGCATCTCGACCTGACCCAGGCCGCGGTCAGTCAGCACGTGAGGAAGCTGGAAGAACAGCTTGGGCCCTTGCTGATACGTCGCCCTCGACAACTTGAGCTCACACCCGCTGGTCATGCACTGTTGGACTACTGCAGGGAGGTCGGCGCCGCCGATCAGCGGCTTCGCAGAAAGCTGTCAGAGGCAGACGATACCTATGGAGAAATCGGGCTGATCTGTCCTGGCAGCATAGGCTTGGTCTTGCATCCAATGATGCTGGCATTACAGCAAGAAAACCCGGGGCTTATCATGCGTCAGCGCTTTGCCCCTGATAATGAAATACTCCAAGCCGTCCTGGAGAACCGCTACGAACTAGGTCTAACAGCCCTCAAGCCTGATGATCAGCGCATTAGCGTGAGTCGCTTTACCGAGGAACCGCTAGAGCTTGTGGCACCAGCGTCAGAGCGTATCAACAGCTGGGAGGACCTAGCGCGCATCGGCTTCATTGACCACCCGGATGCTCGTGCCATGGGAAGCCGTCTACTTAGCCGCTACTACCCAGGCGAGAAGGGAATTGACAGCATTCCCTCTCACGGATTTACCAACCAGATAAGTATGATCCTGGAACCTGTGGCGCGAGGGCTGGGATTCACAATTTTGCCCCGTTACGCCCGCTTGGCCTTCCAACGCCCTGAAAGCATCCAAGTAATCGATGGGCCTGTGTTGGTTAAAGACACGCTCTGGCTGATCCATCGCTCGGAGTGGCCTCTCTCTAGCCGGGCCAAATGGGTTATCGAAGAACTAAGCTTGCAAGTGTCCAGTCTCTAG